Sequence from the Streptomyces peucetius genome:
CCGGCGCAGGGTCAGGACACGGCAGCTGCCGTCGGCCTCCCAGGCGGGCCGTTCGTCCTCCGGGGCGGCCGGGGCCAGTTCGGGGCGGACGTCCGTCTCGTCGTCGTGCTCGTCGCGGACCTCGCCGACGAGTTCCTCGATGATGTCCTCGAGCGTGACGACGCCGGCCGTGCCGCCGTACTCGTCGACGACGACGGCTATCGGCTGCTCGCTGCGCAGCTGTGCCAGCAGCTGCTGGACCGGGAGAGTCTCCGGCACGAGCAGCGGGGCGACGGCGATCCGTTCCACCGCGACCCGCCGGCGTTCCTGGGCGCGCACCGCGAGGGCGTCCTTGAGGTGCACCATGCCGACGATCTCGTCGATGCGCTCCCGGTAGACGGGGAAGCGGGAAAGCCCCGTGGCGCGGGTGAGGTTGAGGACGTCCGCCGCGGTGGCGTCCGTCCGCAGGGCGCTCATCTTCACCCGTGGGGTCATCACATGCTGGGCGGTGAGGTGGCCGAGCGACAGGGTGCGTACGAACAGGTCGGCGGTGTCCTGTTCCAGCGTGCCGGCCCGCGCCGAGTGGCGGGCCAGTGACATCAGCTCGCCGGGGGTACGGGCGGACGCCAGTTCCTCGGCGGGCTCGACCCCCGCCAGCCGTACGAGCCGGTTCGCGGCGGCGTTCAGCAGGGTGATGACGGGGCGGAAGACGGCCGAGAAGGCGGTCTGGGGACCGGCCACGAACCTGGCCACCTGGAGCGGCCGGGACACGGCCCAGTTCTTGGGGACCAGTTCGCCGACGACCATCTGGACGGCGGACGCCAGCAGCATGCCGACGACCACCGCGACGCCGGGCACGGCGCCTTGGGGCAGTCCGGTCGCGGTCAGCGGTCCGCCGAGCAGTCGGGCCAGGGCCGGCTGCGCGAGCATGCCGACGACCAGGGAGGTGATGGTGATGCCGAGCTGGGTGCCGGAGAGCTGGAAGGACAGCTCGCGCAGTGCGGTGACGACGCGGCGGGCACGGCGGTCGCCCTCGGCCGCGGCACGCTCGGCGTCGGCGCGT
This genomic interval carries:
- a CDS encoding hemolysin family protein, which translates into the protein MIIPLLLLAAAFLLILANGFFVAAEFGLVTVERADAERAAAEGDRRARRVVTALRELSFQLSGTQLGITITSLVVGMLAQPALARLLGGPLTATGLPQGAVPGVAVVVGMLLASAVQMVVGELVPKNWAVSRPLQVARFVAGPQTAFSAVFRPVITLLNAAANRLVRLAGVEPAEELASARTPGELMSLARHSARAGTLEQDTADLFVRTLSLGHLTAQHVMTPRVKMSALRTDATAADVLNLTRATGLSRFPVYRERIDEIVGMVHLKDALAVRAQERRRVAVERIAVAPLLVPETLPVQQLLAQLRSEQPIAVVVDEYGGTAGVVTLEDIIEELVGEVRDEHDDETDVRPELAPAAPEDERPAWEADGSCRVLTLRRIGIDVPDGPYETVAGLVADLLGRIPAPGDRAELPGWRLSVRQVERYRAERVRLVRTADAAAPDDARTGTAR